A single genomic interval of Verrucomicrobiota bacterium harbors:
- a CDS encoding ATP-dependent Clp protease proteolytic subunit encodes MKEGKEKSAEESKVKLDEKLFKTRVITIYGEINQKLAREVTEKLLILSTDSKEDIKIFINSQGGHVESGDTIFDMIRFVEPKVKIIGTGWVASAGALIYAATDKGLRYSLPNTRYMLHQPMGGVGGQASDISIEAQEILKMRDRLNKTFAEQTGQPMDKIEKDTDRNFWMSADEAKEYGLVSHIIKGASELDS; translated from the coding sequence ATGAAAGAAGGAAAAGAGAAATCAGCAGAAGAAAGCAAAGTTAAGCTCGATGAAAAACTTTTTAAAACTCGAGTTATCACGATCTATGGTGAAATTAATCAAAAGTTAGCTAGAGAAGTAACGGAGAAGCTTCTGATTCTTTCCACAGATTCTAAGGAAGATATCAAAATTTTCATTAACTCACAGGGTGGTCATGTTGAGTCTGGCGATACTATTTTTGATATGATCCGTTTTGTTGAACCTAAAGTTAAGATTATTGGAACAGGTTGGGTAGCTAGTGCTGGTGCACTGATTTATGCCGCTACTGACAAAGGGCTTCGCTATTCTCTTCCAAATACCAGATACATGTTACACCAACCTATGGGAGGAGTTGGCGGTCAGGCGAGTGATATTAGCATTGAAGCACAGGAAATCTTAAAAATGCGTGATCGCCTAAATAAAACCTTTGCAGAGCAAACTGGGCAACCGATGGATAAGATTGAAAAAGATACGGACCGGAATTTTTGGATGTCAGCTGACGAAGCCAAAGAGTATGGCCTTGTCAGTCATATTATCAAGGGTGCTAGTGAGCTAGATTCTTGA
- the cysN gene encoding sulfate adenylyltransferase subunit CysN, whose amino-acid sequence MSIQNTGYLDMDLLRFTTAGSVDDGKSTLIGRLLYDSKGIFEDQLEAIEKSSKARGDENVNLALLTDGLKAEREQGITIDVAYRYFATPRRKFIIADTPGHIQYTRNMVTGASTADLAIILIDARNGVVEQTCRHSFIASLLRIKHLVVCVNKMDLVDYSEERFEEIIATYKQFASRLQIPDIQFIPISALHGDNVVTTSAKMEWYQGTSLLYHLETVFIGSDHNHVDPRFPIQGVIRPHSDKHHDFRGFSGRVASGVFRPGDEVIALPSGFSSKVKEIHTFEGNIKEAFSPMSVAITLEDNIDISRGDMLAKPNNQPESDQDLDLMICWFDDKKKLIPRNKYVLRHTTKETKCLVQGLLYKVNINTLHKIEDVEDFNLNEIGRIQIRTQTPLFYDSYKKNRSTGSVILIDEHTNNTVAAGMII is encoded by the coding sequence ATGAGTATACAAAACACAGGCTACCTGGACATGGACCTTCTCCGTTTCACAACGGCAGGGAGCGTTGATGATGGAAAGTCCACACTAATTGGAAGATTACTTTACGACTCAAAAGGTATCTTTGAAGATCAACTCGAAGCTATTGAAAAAAGTTCTAAAGCCCGCGGTGATGAGAATGTCAACTTAGCACTGCTCACAGATGGATTAAAGGCAGAGCGTGAACAAGGCATTACCATTGATGTAGCATACCGCTACTTTGCAACACCTCGCCGTAAATTTATTATAGCTGATACGCCGGGACACATCCAATACACCCGCAACATGGTTACAGGCGCATCTACTGCTGACCTGGCTATCATTTTGATCGATGCTCGTAACGGTGTAGTTGAACAAACCTGCCGTCACTCCTTTATTGCCTCTCTATTGCGTATCAAGCACCTAGTCGTTTGTGTCAATAAGATGGACCTTGTGGATTACAGTGAAGAGCGCTTTGAAGAAATCATCGCGACTTATAAGCAATTTGCTTCACGTCTACAAATACCCGACATCCAATTCATTCCCATCTCTGCATTACACGGAGATAATGTTGTTACAACTTCAGCAAAGATGGAATGGTATCAGGGCACTTCACTACTTTACCACCTAGAAACAGTCTTTATCGGTAGCGACCATAATCACGTAGATCCTCGATTCCCAATACAGGGAGTCATTCGCCCACATAGTGATAAGCACCATGACTTTCGCGGTTTCTCGGGAAGAGTAGCCTCAGGTGTATTCAGGCCCGGTGATGAAGTGATTGCTTTACCATCTGGATTCTCTTCCAAAGTCAAAGAGATTCATACCTTTGAAGGTAATATTAAGGAAGCGTTTTCGCCTATGTCTGTAGCCATCACGCTTGAGGATAACATAGATATTTCACGTGGAGATATGTTAGCAAAGCCAAACAATCAGCCAGAATCTGATCAAGATTTAGACCTGATGATTTGTTGGTTCGATGATAAGAAGAAGCTCATTCCAAGAAATAAATATGTTTTAAGGCATACTACCAAAGAGACCAAGTGTTTGGTGCAAGGTCTGCTCTATAAAGTAAATATCAACACATTACATAAAATTGAGGATGTAGAGGATTTCAACCTCAATGAAATCGGTCGTATTCAAATACGCACCCAAACACCCCTATTCTATGACTCCTATAAAAAGAACCGTTCAACCGGTAGCGTGATTCTCATAGATGAACACACAAATAATACCGTTGCAGCAGGGATGATCATTTAA
- a CDS encoding UTP--glucose-1-phosphate uridylyltransferase, with protein sequence MSKNEIKEESTGMDKEELETLYKQSEKKMQDQGCSASLMEAFKLNFFKLGKGEKGCIPEDHLDSIDQLESLDSLEYPENSSLLKEVVVVKLNGGLGTGMGLDSAKSLLQVKEGNTFLDFITLQILSLRMESKVGIKFLLMNSFSTSEATMQYLGRYQSLSQKEKMEFLQSKIPKLSQKNLLPARFKNNPALEWCPPGHGDIYISLKESGLLDELLDSGVKYMFVSNSDNLGATLDGRILTYFAKQGLDFMMEVCQRTSSDRKGGHLAKRKKAGLLLRETAQCLPEDEEAFQDIEKHSYFNTNNLWVRLEKLKETMEANGGILPLPLICNSKTVDPTDKQSEKVWQLEGAMGAAIECFDRSAALLVPRRRFAPVKTTSDLLVVRSDAYEITTDNCLNLAESCKGVPPKVELDSCYKLIADFESYFSKGVPSLKFCKNLWVIGKVNFATGVVIKGNVKIINETDEVKTLAAGLYRDQEITLS encoded by the coding sequence TTGTCCAAAAATGAAATTAAGGAAGAATCAACCGGAATGGATAAAGAAGAATTAGAGACTCTTTACAAGCAGTCCGAAAAAAAGATGCAAGATCAGGGATGTTCTGCATCTTTGATGGAAGCATTCAAACTGAATTTTTTTAAGCTAGGAAAGGGTGAGAAGGGCTGCATACCAGAAGATCATCTAGATTCAATCGATCAATTAGAATCTTTAGATTCACTAGAGTATCCAGAAAATAGCAGCTTGTTAAAAGAAGTTGTTGTGGTGAAGCTGAATGGAGGGCTTGGAACAGGAATGGGGCTTGATTCTGCGAAATCGCTATTGCAGGTAAAGGAAGGAAATACATTCCTTGATTTTATAACCCTGCAGATTCTAAGCCTTCGGATGGAAAGCAAAGTCGGCATAAAATTCCTCTTAATGAATAGCTTTTCCACAAGTGAAGCGACAATGCAGTATCTAGGGAGATATCAGAGTTTATCTCAGAAAGAAAAAATGGAATTTTTGCAAAGTAAAATTCCGAAATTATCGCAAAAAAACTTACTTCCAGCTCGGTTTAAAAATAACCCTGCATTGGAGTGGTGTCCGCCTGGGCACGGGGATATTTATATTTCCTTGAAGGAGTCAGGACTTCTGGATGAATTATTAGACAGTGGAGTGAAGTATATGTTTGTATCCAATTCAGATAACCTAGGCGCAACATTAGATGGAAGAATTCTCACTTATTTTGCTAAACAAGGTCTTGATTTTATGATGGAGGTTTGTCAAAGAACTTCATCCGATCGTAAGGGAGGACATTTAGCAAAAAGAAAAAAAGCAGGATTGCTATTGAGGGAAACTGCACAATGTCTACCTGAAGACGAAGAAGCTTTTCAAGACATTGAGAAGCATTCTTATTTTAATACTAATAACCTATGGGTGCGTCTAGAAAAACTAAAAGAGACAATGGAAGCCAACGGTGGAATTTTACCTCTTCCTCTGATATGTAACTCCAAGACAGTGGACCCAACTGATAAACAATCTGAGAAAGTATGGCAGCTGGAAGGTGCAATGGGTGCTGCAATTGAATGTTTTGATCGATCTGCTGCATTGCTTGTCCCTAGAAGGAGATTTGCGCCTGTTAAAACTACTTCTGATCTCCTAGTTGTACGCTCAGATGCTTATGAGATTACAACGGATAATTGCTTAAACCTAGCTGAGTCTTGTAAAGGTGTTCCTCCCAAGGTAGAGTTGGATAGTTGCTATAAGCTTATAGCAGACTTCGAATCATATTTCTCTAAGGGTGTACCTTCGTTAAAATTTTGTAAAAATCTATGGGTAATCGGGAAAGTAAACTTTGCGACAGGTGTGGTGATCAAGGGCAATGTTAAGATTATAAATGAAACTGACGAAGTTAAGACTTTAGCTGCCGGCCTATATAGGGATCAGGAAATTACCTTGTCATGA
- the cysC gene encoding adenylyl-sulfate kinase — MSDTVQSRIENLHPITDLILNRQAKEKKLQQRAKVIWLYGISGSGKSTLANALERRLFKEGFSTTLLDGDNIRTGINAGLGFSDEDRIENNRRVAEVSKLFADSGIITINSFITPLNSLRELIKEILGADLIQVHISCSYKKSEERDVKGLYAKAKSGKIKNFTGKDSSFEDPSSDKPADLVINTEKETLEQSLETLYNYVIKQISYP, encoded by the coding sequence ATGTCAGATACAGTACAAAGCAGAATTGAGAATCTACACCCGATTACCGATTTGATTCTTAATCGCCAAGCCAAGGAGAAAAAACTCCAACAGCGGGCCAAGGTTATCTGGCTATATGGCATCTCTGGATCTGGTAAAAGCACTTTAGCCAATGCTCTAGAACGCAGACTCTTCAAAGAAGGATTCAGCACAACTCTGCTAGATGGAGATAACATTCGCACCGGAATCAATGCCGGGCTGGGCTTCAGTGATGAGGATCGCATTGAAAACAATCGCCGTGTTGCAGAAGTCTCAAAGCTATTTGCAGATTCGGGTATCATCACCATTAATTCTTTCATCACCCCTCTGAATTCATTGCGTGAGTTAATTAAAGAAATTTTAGGTGCTGACCTCATTCAGGTTCACATTTCTTGTAGTTACAAGAAAAGTGAAGAGCGAGATGTCAAAGGTCTTTATGCCAAAGCAAAATCTGGAAAGATCAAAAATTTCACAGGAAAAGACTCCTCATTCGAAGACCCCAGTTCTGATAAACCCGCTGATTTGGTTATTAACACAGAGAAAGAAACTTTAGAGCAGTCACTTGAGACTCTCTACAACTACGTCATCAAACAAATTTCATACCCCTAA
- a CDS encoding DUF2851 family protein, with protein MMKNGSKYEAFLSSLQEEKSKPTDEALIQRMWFEEVFASPLKTVEGEEIVIKQPGFWNYGAGPDFLRAVICNGKGEIEVGDIEIHLSAKRWLEHGHESDQAYEKVILHAVWETGPKEFFTGSLKRKFIRLVELKSQLREGLCLSEIEDAFTSDSEERNVGIKYGKCKRELSLLTDEQIKNLLLEAGWYRFEKKVRLWSLRKRIFGYSQALWVGLADALGYAGSKENRSAFVGLVRKSSSCGISQLLKEKSAVKREALLFGLAGFLPTKSIKLGDSSGNHWLRELWEEWWKMRVGLESETLAKSRWNLRGIRPANRPERRLAVLALLSDKKQWRSFEKRCKAASSKEIESFLGDLDHPFWSWHYTMQSKRTSKQISLLASGRVRPYLYNVVWPLVYRSNKNLVSKELEEAKSTLTNHPSQVAAVRLLGDRAKKIRGLKSSLLVQEGLLQIYRDFCLTDTDRCESCQFSTWVKSL; from the coding sequence ATGATGAAAAATGGAAGTAAGTATGAAGCTTTTTTATCCTCCTTGCAGGAGGAAAAAAGTAAGCCTACTGATGAAGCTTTGATCCAGAGGATGTGGTTTGAAGAGGTCTTTGCTTCTCCATTGAAAACGGTGGAAGGTGAGGAAATTGTTATTAAGCAGCCTGGCTTTTGGAATTATGGGGCGGGTCCTGATTTTTTAAGAGCTGTCATCTGTAATGGAAAAGGTGAAATAGAAGTCGGTGATATAGAAATTCACCTCTCAGCTAAAAGGTGGTTGGAACATGGACACGAGAGTGATCAAGCATATGAGAAAGTCATTCTACATGCTGTCTGGGAAACTGGGCCTAAAGAGTTTTTTACTGGTAGCCTCAAAAGGAAATTTATTAGGCTAGTCGAACTAAAGAGCCAATTAAGAGAGGGGCTTTGCTTATCTGAAATAGAAGATGCTTTTACTTCGGATTCCGAGGAAAGAAATGTCGGAATCAAATATGGGAAATGCAAGCGTGAGCTTTCACTTCTCACGGATGAGCAAATTAAGAACTTATTATTGGAAGCAGGATGGTATCGCTTTGAAAAGAAGGTAAGGCTCTGGAGTTTGAGAAAAAGAATTTTTGGCTATTCGCAAGCCCTTTGGGTGGGACTCGCAGATGCCTTAGGTTACGCGGGAAGTAAAGAAAACCGTTCAGCTTTTGTTGGCTTAGTGAGAAAAAGTAGTAGCTGTGGAATAAGCCAGCTCTTGAAAGAAAAAAGCGCAGTTAAAAGAGAGGCGTTACTTTTTGGCCTGGCAGGTTTTTTACCCACAAAATCAATCAAATTAGGGGATAGTAGTGGGAATCATTGGTTGCGTGAGCTTTGGGAAGAATGGTGGAAAATGAGAGTAGGTCTGGAGAGTGAAACTCTCGCAAAGAGTCGGTGGAACTTGAGAGGGATTAGGCCGGCAAATAGGCCCGAGCGACGTTTGGCTGTTCTCGCTTTGTTATCAGACAAGAAGCAATGGAGGTCATTTGAAAAACGATGTAAAGCAGCGAGCTCCAAAGAGATCGAGAGTTTTTTGGGTGATTTAGATCATCCTTTCTGGAGCTGGCATTATACCATGCAGTCCAAACGAACCTCCAAGCAGATTAGCTTGTTGGCTAGTGGTCGGGTAAGGCCTTATCTTTACAATGTTGTTTGGCCTTTAGTCTATCGCTCAAATAAAAATTTGGTGAGCAAGGAGCTGGAAGAAGCTAAATCAACTCTGACAAATCATCCCTCACAAGTTGCAGCAGTTAGACTCTTGGGTGACCGTGCTAAAAAAATAAGAGGCTTAAAATCAAGTCTGTTGGTGCAAGAAGGGTTACTGCAAATCTATCGAGATTTTTGTTTAACAGATACGGACCGCTGTGAAAGTTGTCAGTTCTCTACGTGGGTGAAATCACTTTAG
- a CDS encoding M50 family metallopeptidase produces MSAKSRNETWDFKQLGVLLIFMAITLYFWDSWFVFPVKLFVVLLHEISHGLMALITGGEILKIEINENQGGICWHRGGSFFWVASAGYLGSMFWGGLILLIAAKTKYDSWVMGLIGLSVLLITLLYIRNLYGMGFGILFGVGLLLLARFGGPTFNDLVLKYIGMTSMLYVIFDIKDDLISRNISESDASRLGEKYFGNSMFWGILWLVIAIVYAVIILKFSFNKRIMVGKSF; encoded by the coding sequence ATGAGCGCCAAATCTAGAAACGAGACATGGGACTTTAAACAATTAGGAGTCTTACTAATCTTCATGGCCATTACCCTCTACTTCTGGGATTCGTGGTTTGTTTTTCCTGTGAAACTCTTTGTGGTGCTTTTGCATGAAATCTCTCATGGCTTAATGGCCCTAATCACTGGCGGTGAGATACTAAAAATAGAAATCAATGAGAATCAGGGCGGTATTTGTTGGCATCGTGGCGGATCATTCTTTTGGGTAGCATCGGCTGGATATCTCGGAAGTATGTTCTGGGGTGGTTTGATTTTACTGATAGCAGCTAAAACCAAATATGATAGCTGGGTGATGGGTCTGATTGGTTTATCTGTTCTGCTGATTACCCTCTTATACATACGAAATCTCTACGGAATGGGCTTTGGTATTTTATTCGGAGTGGGCCTCTTGCTTTTGGCTCGCTTTGGTGGACCTACGTTTAACGATCTGGTGCTCAAGTATATAGGGATGACTAGCATGTTGTATGTCATCTTTGATATCAAAGACGACCTGATCTCTCGGAATATATCGGAATCCGATGCAAGCAGACTCGGTGAAAAATACTTTGGCAATTCGATGTTCTGGGGGATCCTCTGGCTAGTGATCGCCATCGTTTATGCAGTGATCATTCTAAAGTTCTCATTTAACAAGAGAATCATGGTAGGCAAATCATTTTAA
- the cysD gene encoding sulfate adenylyltransferase subunit CysD, with protein MSQYNLTHLKQLESESIFIMREVAAQFEKPVLMFSGGKDSIIMVHLARKAFHPAKIPFPLLHIDTGHNFDETIRFRDDLAKEAEANLEVRYVEDSIKAGRCVEEKGLNASRNALQTVTLLDALEELKVDAALGGARRDEEKARAKERFFSHRDEFGQWDPKNQRPELWNILNGRKQFGEHFRVFPISNWTEMDVWQYIKQENIKLPSVYFSHEREVIQRGNILLAHSPYLNLANNEKPEKRVVRCRTVGDMTCTGVVESPASNIDDIIEEVAAARVTERGGRADDKRSETAMEDRKKAGYF; from the coding sequence ATGAGCCAATACAATCTCACTCATCTAAAACAATTAGAGTCCGAGTCCATTTTCATTATGCGTGAAGTGGCTGCTCAATTTGAGAAACCTGTTCTCATGTTCTCCGGAGGAAAGGACTCTATCATTATGGTCCATTTAGCACGCAAAGCATTTCATCCCGCTAAAATACCCTTTCCATTACTTCATATAGATACTGGACATAATTTTGATGAAACAATTAGGTTCCGCGATGATTTAGCAAAAGAAGCCGAAGCTAACCTCGAAGTTCGCTACGTTGAGGATTCCATCAAGGCAGGTCGCTGTGTCGAGGAAAAAGGGCTTAATGCATCACGCAATGCACTCCAAACAGTCACACTACTCGATGCCCTAGAGGAACTAAAAGTTGATGCCGCTCTTGGTGGCGCAAGACGTGATGAGGAAAAGGCCCGAGCCAAAGAGCGCTTTTTCTCTCATAGAGATGAATTTGGTCAATGGGACCCTAAAAATCAACGTCCAGAGCTTTGGAATATACTAAACGGCCGCAAGCAGTTTGGTGAACATTTCCGCGTTTTCCCTATCAGTAACTGGACAGAGATGGATGTATGGCAATACATCAAACAGGAGAACATTAAGCTACCCAGTGTCTATTTCAGTCACGAACGAGAAGTTATTCAACGAGGCAATATACTTTTGGCCCATTCACCTTATCTTAATTTAGCAAATAACGAAAAACCTGAAAAACGAGTTGTGCGTTGCCGAACTGTAGGCGACATGACTTGCACCGGAGTTGTTGAATCCCCTGCCTCAAACATCGATGACATTATTGAAGAAGTTGCTGCTGCTAGAGTAACGGAGCGTGGAGGCCGCGCCGACGACAAGCGTTCAGAGACAGCCATGGAAGACCGCAAGAAAGCCGGATATTTTTAA